From the Pomacea canaliculata isolate SZHN2017 linkage group LG14, ASM307304v1, whole genome shotgun sequence genome, one window contains:
- the LOC112554990 gene encoding LOW QUALITY PROTEIN: uncharacterized protein LOC112554990 (The sequence of the model RefSeq protein was modified relative to this genomic sequence to represent the inferred CDS: deleted 1 base in 1 codon), with protein sequence MSSKKPVVVLDGGTGSSLAEMGFQEIEGDPLWSALVVNTSPQAVVDLHKAFLQNGADVVVSATYQASIEGHMKRFGLSEAQAADLITEGVNLARRARNEVQENTGRACWVAGSVGPYGAILCDRSEYNGRYAESMSIQELTSWHIPRLAAILKGQPDILAIETIPVVKEVEAILESLKKFPGAKAWVSYQCKDGGHTGHGENIRDAMRAAVQSDQVVAVGVNCTSPSHITPILQAVEPLRLTVPILVKPNRGCDSLGYVSEQTSSKLSLAEMATEWIAQGASMVGGCCEYNPGDIGELRRSLEARADITLCGMTRLLTN encoded by the exons ATGAGTTCGAAGAAACctgttgttgttcttgatgGCGGTACAGGGTCATCGCTGGCAGAGATGGGCTTCCAAGAAATTGAG GGAGACCCCCTTTGGTCCGCTTTAGTTGTGAACACCAGTCCGCAGGCAGTCGTGGACCTTCACAAAGC GTTTTTGCAAAATGGCGCAGACGTGGTGGTGAGCGCTACCTACCAAGCCTCGATCGAAGGACACATGAAACGATTTGGACTATCCGAGGCGCAAGCAGCAGATCTCATCACCGAAGGGGTTAATCTGGCTCGCCGAGCTCGCAACGAAGTACAGGAAAATAcag GTCGCGCTTGCTGGGTGGCTGGCAGTGTGGGGCCGTACGGTGCCATTCTCTGCGACAGATCCGAGTACAACGGGCGGTACGCGGAAAGCATGTCCATCCAG GAGTTAACCTCGTGGCACATACCGCGCCTGGCCGCCATCTTGAAAGGTCAACCGGACATACTGGCCATCGAGACGATTCCAGTTGTGAAGGAGGTAGAGGCCATCCTGGAGAGCCTGAAGAAG TTCCCTGGCGCTAAAGCCTGGGTGTCGTACCAGTGCAAG gaCGGCGGTCACACGGGACACGGTGAGAATATCAGAGACGCCATGCGGGCAGCGGTGCAGAGTGATCAGGTGGTGGCGGTAGGGGTGAACTGCACCTCCCCGTCTCACATCACCCCCATCCTGCAGGCTGTGGAACCACTGAGACTGACAGTCCCCATCCTCGTCAAGCCAAACAGAGGCTGCGATTCTTTGGGATACGTTTCGGA GCAAACATCATCCAAGTTATCGCTAGCTGAGATGGCGACGGAGTGGATCGCCCAGGGTGCATCGATGGTCGGAGGATGCTGTGAGTATAATCCAGGAGACATTGGCGAGCTGCGGCGATCATTGGAGGCAAGGGCCGACATCACTTTGTGCGGCATGACAAGACTTCTCACAAACTGA